Genomic DNA from Mycobacterium stomatepiae:
ATGGCCAGAAGGTGTTCATCACCGGCATGGAGTCGGCGCAGTGGGTGATGGTCGTGGCCCGCACCGGTGTCGACGAACGCAGCGGACGTGGACGTCTGTCGGTCTTCATGGTCGAAGCCGATACCCCTGGCTTGTCGTGGACGCCAATCCGAACGGTGATGAACCAGCCGGACAAAAGCCATCAGGTTTTCTTCGACAGTGTCCAAGTTCCAGTCGAAAACCTAATCGGTCTCGAAAACAACGGGCTGGCAGTGGCTTTCACCGGACTCAACACCGAGCGAATCCTGACGAGTTCAATCTGCACGGGGATCGGGCACTATGCCCTGCGCAAAGCGGTTGCCTACGCCAACCAACGGCAGGTCTGGGATCAGCCGATCGGCGCGCATCAGGCGATTGCCCATCCGCTCGCCGCCGCGCACATCCACCTGCAAGCCGCGCAGTTGGTGGCCAACCGAGCCTGCGAACTCTACGACTCCGGGGCCGAGGTTGGTGAACTAGCTAACATGGCCAAATACCTCGGCGCCGCAGCCGGTTTGGAGGCGCTCGATGCAGCGGTCTCCGCGCACGGCGGCAACGGTGTGACCTATGAGTACCAGCTCGCACCCTACTTTTGGCTGATGCGCATGCTCAACATGGGGCCGGTCTCGAAGGAGATGATCCTGA
This window encodes:
- a CDS encoding acyl-CoA dehydrogenase family protein; the protein is MAADTDTMCTTGQEEQAIRDAVGGIAGSYGPAYYQQQVDDGANCAELWEALGDKGYLGVHLPEKYGGGGLGRRELAIVVQETALAGCPLQAMLFSAGVTGTILSRSATEEQKARWLPGVARGETRLAFAITEPDSGANAHRISTVASRRGEHYVINGQKVFITGMESAQWVMVVARTGVDERSGRGRLSVFMVEADTPGLSWTPIRTVMNQPDKSHQVFFDSVQVPVENLIGLENNGLAVAFTGLNTERILTSSICTGIGHYALRKAVAYANQRQVWDQPIGAHQAIAHPLAAAHIHLQAAQLVANRACELYDSGAEVGELANMAKYLGAAAGLEALDAAVSAHGGNGVTYEYQLAPYFWLMRMLNMGPVSKEMILNFVAEHSLGLPRSY